GCCGTTCGCACGGCGGCCATCTGGTGGACCAGTTTCTGAAGCGTCAAGGTTTGTGGACTATGGACAGCATGGAAGTGGATGAACCGGCCGCAATCCTGAAGATGGTGAGCGAAGGATTGGGATGTTCGATCATTCCGGGCGAACTGGTGCCCGTGGCGCACACCGCGGGGATCATGGTGATCCCCCTGCCGGGCAGGCCGCTCGCGCGCGAGATCGGCATTCTCGTCAGGCTGGCGGCGATGAACCGGCAGCCGATCGCGACGCTGATCGACAGCCTGGCTGCTGAAGCGCAGGCTATCGAGCAGGATCGGGGCTGATCACAGCGGGCGACGCGGCATCGGAGCAGCAAGGGGCTGCCATTGGTCCGCTGTTTTTACTGCGTTTTGCCGGGTTGCCCTGTCGTTGCGACGAGTTCCGGCGTAGCCGCCACCTGAGCGAGTTCATCGCTCGACCACCCGCCGCCGAGCGCATCGAGCAGTTGCACGTTGGCGCTTAGCTGGCGCGTCTGGATGTCGAGCACGCTGCGCTGTGCGTCGAGCTGAACCGTCTGCGCCTGCACCACGTCGAGGTAGCCCACGGTGCCCTGTTTGTACTGTTGCAGCGCGAGGTCCACTGAGGTCTGCGCGGCGGCCGCGGCGTCCCGTTGCTGGCCAAGCGCCGTTCCCAGATACGACAGCAGCGCCAGGTTGTCCTCGACCTGCTGGAAGGCGGTCAGCACCACGCCGCGATAACGGTCGCCGGCCTCTTCGGTGGCTGCCTTGGCGGCATCCAGTTGCGCACGGCGCAAGCCGCCGTCGAAGACGTATTGCACGAGCTGCGGTCCGATGGCCCAGAACAGATTCGGTGCACTAACCAGTCCCGAGTAGGCGGCGCTTTGCACACCGCCTTGCAAGGTCAGCCCGATGTTCGGGAAGTAAGCGGCACGCGCCACGCCAATTTTTGCGTTGGCTTCGGCGACCCGGCGTTCCGCAGCGGCTACGTCAGGGCGCCGTTGCAGCAGCGTGGAGGGCAGGTCGGTCGGAATCGCCGGCAATGCGATGGCGGCGGTCTGTTGCGGCAGGCTGAATTCGGCCGCGGAGGTGCCCACCAGCACCGCGATCGCATGCTCCATCAGCGCACGCTGCGCAAGGTTCTGCGACAACTGCGACTGTGCCGAGGACAACTGCGTCTGCGCGCGCGAAACGTCGAGACCCGAGACGATGCCGTGGCTATGCAGGGTCTGCGTGAGTTGCAGGGCCTTCGCGAAGGCCGTCTCGGTCGCGTTCAGCAGATCGGTTTGCTGGTCGAGACCACGCAGGCGGATATAGCTGTCCGCCAGTTCGACCTCGAGGCTCAGCTTCACCGACGCCAGATCGGCCTTGGTTGCTTGCGCCTCGTCCTTGCCGGCCAGCACGGAGTCGCGCACGCGGCCCCACAGATCGAGGTTGTAGTTGACCTGCGCACCGAGCGTCACGGAGTTGTAGTCGGCGGGCCCGTTGCCGCGCAACGGCGCGGTGTCGGACTGGCGTTCGCGCAGCGGTACGGCGTTCGCGCTAACGGTCGGGTACAGCCCGGACTCGACTTGCGCCACGAATGCCTGCGCCTGCGCGTAGTGTGCGTAGGCCGCGCGCAAATCCGTGTTGTTGGCGAGCAGGCGCGTTTCCAGATCGTCGAGCTGCGTGTCGCCGTACATCTTCCACCAGCCGTTGCGGTCTATCTGGTCGGCGGGCTGCGCACTCGTCCAGGGGCCATACGTCTTGTACTGCGCGGCGACCGGGGTGGCTGGAACATCGTACTTCGGCGCGAGCGAGCAGGCGGCGAGCGCGGCGACGCTCGCCAGTACCGCCGGAAGACGCATTGGAGGAAGCGCGGGAAGCCGGACGCTGCGTCGAACCTTAACCATGTGCTGCCGCCTTCTTGTCCGCAACCGTTACGACCTGCACGCTGTCGCCGTCGCTGAGGCCGTCGGGCGGGGTATCGATGATGCGATCGGTCGCAGCGAGACCCGAACCGATTTCCACGGAGTCGCCCAGATCGCGGGCGATCTTTACCGGCTTGAAGTGCACGTGATTGTCCTGGTCGAGCGTGGCGATCACCACGCCGCGGCTGTCGAAGACCACTGCGCTGGCCGGCACGCGTACCGCGTCCGAGGCAACCGGCAAGGTGAACTTGAGGCTGGCGAAGCCGCCCGGCAGCAGCTTGCCGTCGGCATTGTCCACCAGCAGCTGAACCAGCGTCGTGCCGGAATTCGAGTTGACCGAGTCCGCCGCGGCGATCACGTGCGCGGTGAACTGCTGGTCCGGATACTCGGGAACGGTCAGCGTTGCGGTGGTGCCGTTGTGGATGGCCGGTGCATAGTTCTGCGGCACCTGCACGTACACGCGCAACTGCTTGACTTCGGAAACCTCGAACAGCTCCTGGCCTACGCCGCCGCTGCCTGCATTGATCAGTGCGCCGACGTCAGTATCGCGCGCGGTCACCACGCCGTCGAACGGCGCCACGATGCGCGCGAAGGCCTTGGTGGCGACGAGGCGATCGACGTTGGCCTTCGCCGCGGCGACAATCGCGGCCTTCGCGGTGTAGTCGGCCGTGCGTTGATCGACGTCCTGCTGCGCAACCGAATCCGTTCCGCGCAGTGCTTCCCAGCGCTTTGCAGTAGTGCCGGCGACTACGGCATTCGCCTGCGCGCTCTGCAGATCCGCGCGCGCCTGCAGCAACTGCTGATCGAGTTCGGGCGTTTCGATTTCGGCCAGTTGCTGGCCAGCTTTGACGCGTGTGCCGATATCCACATTCCACGATTTCAGATACCCGCTTACCTGCGCGAAAATCGGCGCCCGGGTAAACGCTTCGAGGCGCGAGGGCAGTTGCAGCGACGGACCGTTGGCATCGCGGATCGGCTGGATGACGCTCACGCTCGGTACGGCCTGGGCATCGGTCCAAGTCTTCAGCTTGTGAGCGTCGTCGGCTCTCAGCACGAGACCGGCGGCGACAATGCCGAGCGCAACCAGCAGCGCGACCACGCCGGCTATGCGCAGCGGACGGCGCGAGGGCGGATTAACGGGGAAAGCGGAATCAGACGACATGAGCAGGATCTCCCGAGGCGGGTGCCGGGTTGGACGCACGCCCTGGGCGCGCGTGCACGATACAAAAAATGACGGGGACGAGGAACAGCGATGCGGTGGTAGCGAACAGCAGCCCACCGATCACGGCGCGGCCAAGCGGTGCGTTCTGTTCGCCGCCTTCGCCGAGTGCGAGTGCCATCGGCGCCATGCCGATGATCATCGACAGTGCGGTCATCAGCACCGGACGGAAACGCGTGAAGCCCGCTTCGAGCGCGGCCTTGAACGGATCGCCGTGCTCGGCGAGACGTTCGCGGCAGAAACTGACCACGAGGATCGAGTTGGCTGTCGCCACCCCCATACACATGATGGCGCCGGTTAGCGCGGGCACCGAGAGCGTGGTGTGGGTCGCAAACAGCATCCAGACAATGCCGGCCAGTGCGGCCGGCAATGCCGTGACGATCACGAACGGGTCGGCCCACGACTGGAAGTTGATGACGATCAGCAGATAAATCAGCACCACCGCACCCAGCAGCCCGAACAGCATGCCGGTGAAGGCGCTGTTCATGGTCTGCACCTGACCGAGCAACGCGACCGACGAGCCTTTGGGCAAGGTGCTGGCGTTGTCGTGCACGATCTTCTGGATGTCGGCCGCCACGGCGCCGAGATCGCGGTCCTGGGTGGTCGCGAAGATCTCGACCATCGGCTGGATGTTGTACTGGCTGACCACTTCGTTGGTGCTGGTGCGTTGCACCGTCGCCAGGCCGCCGAGGATCTGCGAGGTGCTGCCGCCGCGCGCGGTGATCGGCAGGTTTTGCAGCGCGGCAAGCGAATCGAGGCTGTATTGCGGCGTCTGCATCACGATCGGATACGAAATCCCGTTCGCGTTGTTCAACCAGAACGTCGGCGCGACCTGGCTCGAACCGGCAAGGTTCACCACCATGCTGTTGGTCACGTCGCTCTCGCTGATACCGACCAGTTGCGCGCGCGTACGGTCGACGTCGACATTGAAGGTCGGATTGGCATGCGACTGCGCAATACGTGCATCGACCACGCCCGGCACGTCACGCACGAGGCGCAGCAGATGGTCCGCGTACGCGAAGTTGGCGTCCAGGTTATTGCCTCGGACCTGCAGATCGATAGGTGCGGGCGAGCCGAAGTTCAGAATCTGGCTGATGATGTCGGCCGGCGGGAACGAGAACGTCACGCCGGGAAATTCGCGCGGCAAGCGCTCGCGCATGAGGCGGACGTACTCGGCGGTCGGCGCGTGGCCTTCGTTGAGCGCGATCTGGATATCGCCGTCCTGCGAGCCGACCGTGCCGGTGTTGTTGTACGCAGTATTGATACCGCTCACCGGCAGGCCCATGTTGTCGACGACCGCGCCGAGGTCAGCCGGCGGAATGATCTGGCGGACGGCCCCTTCGACATTGGCAAAGATCTGCGCAGTCTTTTCGACCCGAACCCCGACCGGCGCGCGCACGTGCATGAGGATCTGTCCGGCATCCACCGACGGGAAAAAATTGCGGCCGAGAAACGGCACCAGCGCGAACGACACCAGCACAAAGCCGAGGAAGCCGATGACGAACGGACGCCGATGGTTCAGCGCGAGTTCGAGCAGGCCGTGATAACCGGAACGCACCTTTTCGAAGCGCGCTTCGAAGCCGCGCTGGAAACGTCCGAGCGGACCCGGACTCTTCGCCTCATGGCCATGTTCGCCTTGCACGTGCTGCTTGAGCAGGTACTTGGCCATGGTCGGCACCAGCGTTCTCGACAGGATGAACGACGAGATCATCGCGAAGATCACCGCTTCGGCCATCGGCACGAACAGGAAGCGTGCGACACCATCGAGGAAGAACATCGGCACGAACACAATGCAGATACAGAGCAGCGAGACGAACGCGGGCGTCACGATCTGCGCGGCGCCGTCGAGAATCGCGGTCTCCACCTCTTTGCCATGCTCGAGGTGCCAGTTGATGTTTTCAATGGTAACGGTCGCATCGTCGACGAGAATCCCCACCGCGAGTGCGAGGCCGCCTAGCGTCATGATGTTCAGCGTCTCGCCGAGCGCGGACAGGGTGGCGATGGAACCGAGAATGGCGAGCGGAATCGAGGTGGCGATGATGATCGTCGAGCGCCAGCTGCCGAGAAACAGCAGAATCATCAGGCTCGTCAGCACGGCGGCAATCACGCCTTCGCGCGCCACGCCGCTGATAGCGGCGCGCACGAAGATCGACTGGTCGCCGATCGCATCGATCTGCAGGTTGTCGGGCCACGAGGCCTTGCCTGCGGCGACCTGTGCCTTGAT
The sequence above is drawn from the Paraburkholderia phenazinium genome and encodes:
- a CDS encoding efflux RND transporter periplasmic adaptor subunit, whose amino-acid sequence is MSSDSAFPVNPPSRRPLRIAGVVALLVALGIVAAGLVLRADDAHKLKTWTDAQAVPSVSVIQPIRDANGPSLQLPSRLEAFTRAPIFAQVSGYLKSWNVDIGTRVKAGQQLAEIETPELDQQLLQARADLQSAQANAVVAGTTAKRWEALRGTDSVAQQDVDQRTADYTAKAAIVAAAKANVDRLVATKAFARIVAPFDGVVTARDTDVGALINAGSGGVGQELFEVSEVKQLRVYVQVPQNYAPAIHNGTTATLTVPEYPDQQFTAHVIAAADSVNSNSGTTLVQLLVDNADGKLLPGGFASLKFTLPVASDAVRVPASAVVFDSRGVVIATLDQDNHVHFKPVKIARDLGDSVEIGSGLAATDRIIDTPPDGLSDGDSVQVVTVADKKAAAHG
- a CDS encoding efflux transporter outer membrane subunit — encoded protein: MVKVRRSVRLPALPPMRLPAVLASVAALAACSLAPKYDVPATPVAAQYKTYGPWTSAQPADQIDRNGWWKMYGDTQLDDLETRLLANNTDLRAAYAHYAQAQAFVAQVESGLYPTVSANAVPLRERQSDTAPLRGNGPADYNSVTLGAQVNYNLDLWGRVRDSVLAGKDEAQATKADLASVKLSLEVELADSYIRLRGLDQQTDLLNATETAFAKALQLTQTLHSHGIVSGLDVSRAQTQLSSAQSQLSQNLAQRALMEHAIAVLVGTSAAEFSLPQQTAAIALPAIPTDLPSTLLQRRPDVAAAERRVAEANAKIGVARAAYFPNIGLTLQGGVQSAAYSGLVSAPNLFWAIGPQLVQYVFDGGLRRAQLDAAKAATEEAGDRYRGVVLTAFQQVEDNLALLSYLGTALGQQRDAAAAAQTSVDLALQQYKQGTVGYLDVVQAQTVQLDAQRSVLDIQTRQLSANVQLLDALGGGWSSDELAQVAATPELVATTGQPGKTQ
- a CDS encoding efflux RND transporter permease subunit: MLGLVRIALRRPYTFVVLAIFILIIGPLSAVKTPTDIFPDIRIPVISVVWQYTGLPPDQMVGRITSPFERTLTTTVNDVQHIEAESVAGFGIIKIFFQPGVNISTANAQVTAVAQTQLRQLPPGTTPPLILNYNASTVPIIQLALSGKGLTEQNLGDLGLNAVRPVLTTVAGAAIPYPFGGKTREVQIDVDPAAMQARGLSAQDVANALAGQNLITPVGTEKIGDYEYTLQLNDAPSQIKALGDLPIKAVNGTTVYIRDVANVRDGSPPQTNIVHVNGKRSVLMSVLKNGSVSTLGIISGIKAQVAAGKASWPDNLQIDAIGDQSIFVRAAISGVAREGVIAAVLTSLMILLFLGSWRSTIIIATSIPLAILGSIATLSALGETLNIMTLGGLALAVGILVDDATVTIENINWHLEHGKEVETAILDGAAQIVTPAFVSLLCICIVFVPMFFLDGVARFLFVPMAEAVIFAMISSFILSRTLVPTMAKYLLKQHVQGEHGHEAKSPGPLGRFQRGFEARFEKVRSGYHGLLELALNHRRPFVIGFLGFVLVSFALVPFLGRNFFPSVDAGQILMHVRAPVGVRVEKTAQIFANVEGAVRQIIPPADLGAVVDNMGLPVSGINTAYNNTGTVGSQDGDIQIALNEGHAPTAEYVRLMRERLPREFPGVTFSFPPADIISQILNFGSPAPIDLQVRGNNLDANFAYADHLLRLVRDVPGVVDARIAQSHANPTFNVDVDRTRAQLVGISESDVTNSMVVNLAGSSQVAPTFWLNNANGISYPIVMQTPQYSLDSLAALQNLPITARGGSTSQILGGLATVQRTSTNEVVSQYNIQPMVEIFATTQDRDLGAVAADIQKIVHDNASTLPKGSSVALLGQVQTMNSAFTGMLFGLLGAVVLIYLLIVINFQSWADPFVIVTALPAALAGIVWMLFATHTTLSVPALTGAIMCMGVATANSILVVSFCRERLAEHGDPFKAALEAGFTRFRPVLMTALSMIIGMAPMALALGEGGEQNAPLGRAVIGGLLFATTASLFLVPVIFCIVHARPGRASNPAPASGDPAHVV